A stretch of Synechococcus sp. WH 8020 DNA encodes these proteins:
- a CDS encoding citrate synthase — protein sequence MVVNQTGGPEIRHERTGLVFRPGLEGVPATQSSICDIDGLQGRLSYRGYSLDDLAVHSSFLETTYLLIWGELPTPQQFRDFEHEVQMHRRVSFRVRDMMKCFPANGHPMDALQSSAASLGLFYSRRAIDDPQYIYDAVVRLIAKIPTMVAAFQLIRKGQDPIQPRDDLAYSANFLYMLTEQEPDPLASRIFDRCLILHAEHSLNASTFSARVTASTLTDPYAVVASAVGTLAGPLHGGANEDVLAMLEEIGTPEQADSYLESAVASKRKVMGFGHREYKVKDPRAVILQSLAEELFARFGHDELYDVAHALETAAATRLGPKGIYPNVDFYSGLVYRKLGIPRDLFTPVFAISRVAGWLAHWREQLGANRIFRPSQIYTGTSMRHWVPADQRVNAAGA from the coding sequence GTGGTGGTGAATCAGACCGGCGGTCCTGAAATCCGGCATGAACGCACGGGGTTGGTGTTCAGACCTGGTCTGGAGGGTGTTCCCGCCACCCAATCCTCAATTTGTGACATTGACGGACTGCAGGGGCGCCTCTCCTATCGGGGCTACTCCCTCGATGACCTCGCGGTCCACAGCAGTTTTCTGGAGACCACGTATTTGTTGATCTGGGGTGAACTACCGACCCCTCAGCAATTTCGAGATTTCGAGCACGAAGTGCAAATGCATCGTCGCGTCAGCTTTCGGGTGCGCGACATGATGAAGTGCTTTCCTGCCAACGGGCATCCGATGGATGCTCTTCAATCGAGCGCGGCCTCTCTGGGACTCTTTTATTCCCGTCGGGCCATTGATGACCCCCAATACATCTATGACGCTGTTGTCAGGCTGATCGCCAAGATCCCAACAATGGTGGCGGCCTTCCAGTTGATTCGTAAAGGCCAGGATCCAATCCAGCCCCGCGACGACTTGGCTTACTCAGCCAACTTCTTGTACATGCTCACGGAGCAAGAGCCCGATCCTCTCGCGTCTCGAATCTTTGATCGCTGCTTGATCCTTCACGCTGAGCACAGTCTTAATGCCAGCACGTTCAGCGCCAGGGTGACGGCAAGCACGTTGACTGACCCTTACGCCGTCGTGGCATCGGCAGTAGGAACTTTGGCAGGCCCTCTCCACGGTGGAGCTAACGAAGATGTGCTTGCGATGTTGGAGGAGATTGGGACTCCGGAACAGGCCGACTCCTACCTCGAGTCAGCCGTGGCGAGCAAACGCAAAGTGATGGGTTTTGGTCACCGTGAGTACAAAGTCAAAGACCCGCGGGCGGTGATCCTTCAGTCATTGGCTGAGGAGTTGTTTGCTCGGTTTGGTCACGACGAGCTCTACGACGTGGCCCATGCCCTTGAGACGGCTGCCGCCACTCGACTTGGGCCTAAGGGGATTTATCCCAACGTTGATTTTTATTCAGGCCTTGTGTATAGGAAGCTTGGAATTCCTAGAGATCTGTTCACCCCTGTGTTTGCAATTTCCCGCGTCGCTGGTTGGCTGGCTCACTGGAGGGAGCAGCTCGGTGCGAATCGAATTTTCCGCCCTTCTCAGATTTATACCGGTACGTCCATGCGTCATTGGGTCCCTGCGGATCAGCGGGTGAATGCCGCGGGCGCTTAA
- a CDS encoding SixA phosphatase family protein, producing MVDLLLFRHGIAEERHQGADHPDRGLTPLGLERTFKVCSRLRDLGLIAERLYSSPYRRARETAELAVKTGMAPKVEPISCLAPGGDPWPLVRRLQGSCLLVGHEPDLSLLAAELIGARSGGLRLRKAGLCHLRWDASHPDPRGVAQLQGLLRPRLLLPGCV from the coding sequence TTGGTTGATCTGCTGCTGTTCCGTCACGGTATTGCTGAAGAGCGCCACCAAGGCGCGGATCATCCGGATCGTGGTCTGACGCCTTTGGGCCTTGAGCGCACGTTCAAGGTGTGTAGCCGTCTGCGCGATCTCGGATTGATCGCCGAGCGCTTGTACAGCAGTCCTTATCGTCGAGCGCGTGAAACAGCTGAGCTGGCGGTCAAAACTGGCATGGCTCCAAAGGTTGAGCCCATCAGTTGTCTTGCGCCTGGGGGGGATCCATGGCCCTTGGTTCGGCGCTTGCAAGGCTCGTGTCTGCTTGTGGGGCACGAACCTGATTTGAGTTTGCTGGCTGCGGAGTTGATCGGTGCGCGATCTGGTGGCCTGCGTCTGCGTAAGGCAGGGCTTTGCCATCTCCGTTGGGACGCATCCCACCCAGATCCGCGCGGCGTAGCGCAGCTGCAGGGGTTGCTAAGACCACGTCTGTTGTTGCCGGGCTGCGTTTAG
- a CDS encoding DUF3352 domain-containing protein: protein MKARSFLLAIAAAVVLLLTTALGLWWAMAEQSPLKLVGQPLVLPRAARFVPSDASLSLHWLADPVRMPAYAQAVAPVSRRRQARDSTQQLRDGAFALAGLDFVGELADWIGPQVSLSLIAPVADAPAGWVLALTSLDQDGAKRFLQRFWQTRSLAGTDLQISRYRGIGVISGRGALLGREPQPIATALIDDDLLLIASSRGVLEQSLDVSQLDALHQLGDEALVADLQELGRGAALLTADPVAMARWLGMPRSISDHDDLVGLVAALEPKGTALNLDAVLRFQQPLGSSGNGLTMSRSLMRSAGGSATALAVLSDPAGLLSPQSEDPVAQWLAPVLEETLQTLGTEGASAVVGLNAGPLLWKQGDEGWLLGTSSDQPGLEAVDADLQSKGLVRSALPSEGSALEVWTRLARQRQRGEASLQAQLAVALERESGQDWWGQTLDALTTRQDHSALEPRLDQLEALQDEGVAPLAQQLALATEPSRAQLQKWRPWSLIQSVAGRPLLPAVQELALAAGVDQEEEGVDQVGSNRLRLRAQLRFG, encoded by the coding sequence ATGAAGGCGCGTTCCTTCCTATTAGCTATCGCTGCAGCGGTGGTGTTGCTGCTAACCACCGCATTGGGCTTGTGGTGGGCGATGGCAGAGCAGAGTCCCCTCAAACTTGTCGGGCAACCCCTCGTGTTGCCACGAGCCGCTCGGTTTGTACCTAGTGACGCATCGCTCAGTTTGCATTGGCTCGCTGATCCTGTACGCATGCCTGCGTATGCCCAGGCGGTGGCACCCGTCTCACGCCGACGCCAAGCGCGTGACAGCACGCAGCAATTGCGGGATGGAGCCTTTGCCCTTGCGGGCTTGGATTTTGTGGGGGAACTCGCGGATTGGATCGGTCCCCAGGTCAGCCTGTCTTTGATTGCTCCGGTCGCCGATGCACCGGCGGGTTGGGTGCTTGCCCTCACCAGCCTTGATCAAGACGGTGCCAAGCGTTTTCTCCAACGCTTTTGGCAAACCCGCAGTTTGGCTGGAACCGATCTGCAAATCAGTCGCTATCGCGGTATTGGTGTGATCAGCGGCCGCGGAGCGCTGCTTGGTCGAGAGCCACAACCCATCGCTACCGCCTTGATCGACGATGACCTGCTTCTAATCGCCTCCAGCCGTGGTGTGCTGGAGCAGTCCCTGGATGTATCTCAGCTGGATGCTCTGCACCAACTTGGAGACGAAGCTCTTGTCGCGGATTTGCAGGAGCTCGGGCGTGGTGCGGCTCTGCTAACCGCCGATCCCGTTGCGATGGCGAGGTGGCTAGGGATGCCTCGCTCAATCTCTGATCACGATGACCTTGTTGGCCTAGTGGCAGCACTGGAACCCAAAGGGACGGCCCTCAATCTGGATGCTGTCTTGCGTTTTCAACAGCCGCTTGGGAGCTCAGGGAATGGGTTAACGATGTCTCGGTCTTTGATGCGTTCAGCTGGTGGATCTGCCACTGCCTTGGCTGTGCTCTCGGATCCTGCCGGCCTCCTCAGCCCTCAGAGTGAGGACCCCGTCGCCCAATGGTTGGCGCCTGTTCTTGAGGAGACGCTTCAAACGCTTGGAACCGAGGGGGCTTCAGCCGTGGTGGGGTTGAATGCGGGCCCACTGCTTTGGAAGCAGGGAGACGAGGGTTGGCTGTTGGGAACATCCAGTGATCAGCCCGGTTTGGAGGCTGTGGATGCGGACCTCCAGTCCAAGGGGCTTGTGCGTTCGGCCCTCCCCTCTGAAGGCTCAGCTCTTGAGGTATGGACCCGGCTAGCCAGGCAGCGGCAGCGGGGTGAAGCCTCGCTCCAGGCCCAGCTTGCCGTGGCCTTAGAACGCGAATCCGGCCAAGACTGGTGGGGGCAAACATTGGATGCTCTGACAACGCGTCAGGATCATTCAGCCCTCGAGCCTCGTTTGGATCAACTAGAGGCCTTGCAGGACGAGGGGGTGGCCCCTCTGGCGCAACAGTTGGCATTGGCAACCGAGCCCAGCCGCGCTCAGCTTCAAAAGTGGCGGCCCTGGAGCTTGATTCAGTCGGTGGCTGGACGGCCCCTGCTCCCAGCGGTGCAGGAGCTTGCTTTGGCTGCTGGTGTCGACCAAGAAGAGGAGGGCGTTGATCAAGTCGGTTCCAACCGCTTGAGACTGAGGGCTCAGCTCCGGTTTGGTTGA
- a CDS encoding rhodanese-like domain-containing protein, producing MTSSSPQSISARGLQEWLSSGTSLQLVDVREHSEVEIAPFPGQVEHLPLSESNLWLSELTTRLTTSKPIVVICHAGIRSRNFGCWLLEQGQGYDVWNLEGGIHAWSVEVDPNVPRY from the coding sequence ATGACATCCTCTTCACCCCAATCCATCAGCGCCAGAGGCCTTCAAGAGTGGCTGTCGAGCGGCACCTCCCTTCAGCTCGTGGATGTTCGTGAGCATTCCGAAGTGGAAATCGCTCCCTTCCCCGGACAGGTGGAACATTTACCGCTGAGCGAATCCAATCTGTGGCTCTCCGAGCTGACCACAAGGCTGACGACCAGCAAGCCCATCGTGGTGATTTGTCACGCCGGGATCCGCAGCAGGAACTTTGGTTGCTGGCTCTTAGAGCAAGGACAGGGGTACGACGTTTGGAACTTGGAAGGTGGCATTCATGCCTGGAGTGTGGAGGTTGACCCCAACGTTCCCCGCTACTGA
- the hrcA gene encoding heat-inducible transcriptional repressor HrcA, which produces MQPLPRRQQEVLRATVHHYVDTIEPVGSRTLVQRFDLQASAATVRSAMGALEQRGLLTQPHTSAGRVPSPSGYRHYVDCLLPRPGAIAQHLDQELTQLSLRWAALDDLLQNMARRLTDFTGLMSLITHPTQRQPALEAIRLVRSEERLLVMLVKNSSQASHLNLRLPHGSEHQIEAMDQWARRQLDSNGSLNWNALPRELQACGRALRDAIDSHQTLETTQETKALFHGVSRLVAEPEFSQSAKVRPLLELMDQSPAALTLSAPGPGCGVWIGQEHPEQALHQCSVVQATYTSATDGVGHVALVGPMRMAYATALAAVKSAAHRLDYLLN; this is translated from the coding sequence GTGCAGCCGCTGCCCCGCCGACAACAGGAGGTACTCAGGGCCACGGTGCACCACTACGTCGACACCATTGAGCCAGTGGGAAGCCGCACCCTGGTTCAAAGGTTCGATCTGCAAGCCAGTGCTGCCACCGTGCGTTCAGCCATGGGGGCCCTAGAGCAACGGGGTCTTCTGACCCAACCACACACATCTGCGGGACGAGTTCCAAGCCCAAGTGGATACCGGCATTACGTGGATTGCTTGCTCCCTAGGCCCGGAGCAATCGCCCAACATCTCGATCAGGAGCTCACCCAACTCAGCCTTCGCTGGGCAGCTCTTGATGACCTGCTCCAAAACATGGCCAGGAGGCTCACCGACTTCACGGGACTGATGAGCCTGATCACTCATCCCACCCAGAGACAACCGGCACTGGAAGCCATCCGACTGGTTCGTAGCGAAGAGCGCTTGCTAGTGATGTTGGTGAAAAATTCCAGCCAAGCCAGTCACCTCAATCTGCGGCTGCCCCACGGCAGTGAACATCAAATCGAAGCGATGGATCAGTGGGCGCGCCGGCAGCTCGACAGCAACGGCAGTTTGAATTGGAATGCACTTCCAAGAGAACTGCAGGCCTGCGGCAGGGCCCTCCGGGATGCCATCGACAGCCATCAGACCTTGGAGACGACTCAAGAGACCAAGGCCTTATTTCACGGAGTGTCTCGTCTCGTCGCGGAGCCCGAATTCAGCCAAAGCGCCAAGGTCAGACCACTTCTAGAACTAATGGATCAAAGTCCCGCAGCCCTGACCCTCTCCGCTCCCGGTCCTGGCTGCGGCGTCTGGATTGGCCAAGAACATCCCGAACAAGCTCTTCACCAATGCTCAGTGGTCCAAGCCACTTACACGAGCGCCACTGATGGAGTCGGGCACGTGGCACTTGTGGGTCCGATGCGGATGGCCTATGCCACAGCACTTGCTGCAGTGAAGAGTGCAGCACATCGTCTCGACTATCTCCTGAACTGA
- the trpB gene encoding tryptophan synthase subunit beta — MTSTLPTASTPDPSSLTPSVRPEAHGRFGRYGGQYVPETLMPALAELEQAAAEAWKDSAFTTELNRLLRTYVGRATPLYEAERLTAHYRRPDGGPRIWLKREDLNHTGAHKINNALGQALLALRMGKKRIIAETGAGQHGVATATVCARFGLECVVYMGAEDMRRQALNVFRMRLLGATVQSVTAGTATLKDATSEAIRDWVTNVETTHYILGSVAGPHPYPMLVRDFHAVIGNEAREQCMEAFGRLPDVLLACVGGGSNAMGLFHPFVEDTSIRLIGVEAAGDGVATGRHAATITEGRVGVLHGAMSLLLQDQDGQVQEAHSISAGLDYPGVGPEHSYLREIGRAEYGAVTDDEAIAALRLVSELEGIIPALETAHAFAWLEMLCPTLPNGSEIVINCSGRGDKDVNTVAEKLGNQL, encoded by the coding sequence GTGACAAGCACTCTGCCGACTGCCAGCACTCCAGATCCCTCCAGTCTCACGCCTTCGGTTCGACCTGAAGCGCATGGACGGTTCGGGCGTTATGGGGGGCAGTACGTCCCTGAAACGCTGATGCCAGCGTTGGCGGAGCTTGAACAAGCAGCCGCGGAAGCTTGGAAGGATTCAGCCTTCACAACTGAGCTCAACCGGTTGCTGAGAACGTATGTAGGTCGAGCTACGCCTCTTTACGAAGCGGAGCGTCTAACTGCGCATTACCGCCGACCCGACGGTGGCCCACGCATCTGGTTGAAGCGTGAAGATCTCAACCACACGGGTGCGCACAAAATCAACAATGCGCTTGGTCAGGCTTTGTTGGCCTTGCGCATGGGCAAGAAGCGGATCATTGCTGAAACTGGTGCTGGTCAGCATGGCGTGGCTACAGCCACAGTTTGTGCTCGTTTCGGCCTGGAGTGCGTCGTTTATATGGGTGCTGAAGACATGCGTCGTCAGGCGCTCAATGTGTTCCGCATGCGCTTATTGGGAGCCACCGTTCAGTCTGTTACGGCAGGGACGGCCACCTTGAAAGACGCTACGAGCGAAGCCATCCGCGATTGGGTGACCAATGTGGAAACCACCCACTACATCCTTGGATCTGTGGCCGGCCCGCATCCCTATCCCATGTTGGTGCGTGATTTCCATGCCGTGATTGGTAACGAAGCCAGAGAGCAATGCATGGAAGCCTTTGGGCGGCTCCCTGATGTGTTGTTGGCGTGTGTGGGTGGAGGTTCCAATGCCATGGGTCTGTTCCATCCGTTTGTTGAAGACACTTCTATTCGCCTGATTGGCGTTGAGGCTGCTGGAGATGGAGTGGCAACCGGACGACATGCCGCCACGATTACTGAGGGCCGAGTGGGTGTGCTGCACGGGGCGATGAGCCTGCTGCTTCAAGATCAGGACGGCCAGGTGCAGGAAGCGCATTCCATCAGCGCTGGTCTTGATTACCCCGGTGTGGGGCCAGAGCACAGCTATCTGCGGGAAATCGGCCGCGCTGAATACGGTGCCGTGACCGACGATGAGGCGATCGCAGCTTTACGGCTCGTGAGTGAGTTGGAGGGAATCATTCCAGCGTTGGAAACGGCCCATGCGTTTGCTTGGTTGGAAATGCTGTGCCCAACGCTTCCCAACGGCAGTGAAATTGTGATTAATTGTTCTGGTCGTGGTGATAAAGATGTGAACACCGTGGCAGAAAAACTCGGAAACCAGCTTTAA
- a CDS encoding class I SAM-dependent methyltransferase, translating into MSEFAPAPQWADSSRGLGRWIERLIGIRLLRRPLFFQARQLIIRTAERNGIPWRKRRSELREAAAPLLAQSRTEGLVPPAYYQARFHAYEQGNLCWQAAAEAEQATDAMALRIWPEEKLAPLEAQTRLRDAIHAVVEPLLSDSVHEVLDLGCSVGVSTQALARWLNNRADQRGLKKPRLVGLDLSPEMLAVAKVRDRDSLISEWRHAAAEHTAWANQTFDFISLQFVCHELPQTATREVCAEAARLLKPGGVLLMVDQDPASSVLQRLPAAVATLLKSTEPYIEDYFGLDMTATLLQAGFRDLRITACDPRHRVIACLR; encoded by the coding sequence ATGAGTGAGTTCGCTCCCGCGCCCCAATGGGCTGATTCCAGTAGGGGGCTCGGCCGCTGGATTGAACGCTTGATTGGCATTCGCCTATTGCGTCGCCCGCTGTTTTTTCAGGCACGACAGCTGATCATCCGAACAGCTGAGCGCAACGGTATTCCTTGGCGGAAGCGGCGGTCTGAATTACGGGAGGCTGCCGCTCCCCTGCTGGCACAGAGCCGCACCGAAGGTTTGGTTCCTCCTGCCTATTACCAAGCACGTTTCCATGCCTATGAGCAGGGCAACCTCTGCTGGCAGGCAGCAGCGGAGGCTGAGCAAGCTACCGATGCGATGGCCCTGCGAATCTGGCCTGAGGAAAAGCTTGCACCACTAGAGGCTCAGACACGACTCCGTGACGCGATCCACGCGGTTGTGGAACCGCTCTTGAGCGATTCCGTCCATGAGGTTTTGGATTTGGGTTGTTCTGTTGGAGTCAGCACTCAGGCGCTTGCCCGTTGGTTAAACAACCGGGCCGATCAACGGGGACTGAAGAAGCCTCGGCTGGTTGGCTTAGATCTCTCCCCGGAGATGCTGGCTGTGGCAAAGGTCAGAGATCGCGACAGCTTGATTAGTGAGTGGCGCCATGCCGCTGCGGAACACACCGCTTGGGCGAACCAGACGTTTGATTTCATCAGCCTTCAGTTTGTTTGCCATGAGCTGCCTCAAACCGCCACCCGTGAGGTTTGTGCGGAAGCCGCGCGTCTTCTTAAGCCTGGGGGTGTGCTGCTGATGGTGGATCAGGATCCAGCTTCGTCGGTGTTGCAACGCCTGCCAGCCGCCGTCGCGACTCTCCTGAAGAGTACGGAGCCTTACATCGAGGACTATTTCGGTCTCGATATGACTGCCACTCTTCTGCAAGCTGGATTTCGAGATCTGCGCATTACGGCCTGTGATCCACGACATCGTGTAATCGCCTGTTTACGCTGA
- a CDS encoding translation initiation factor has translation MRKGGWQEFSNADSLQRPTGPSAGVTPKGEQVVRVQPTRGGKGGKTVTVIRGLELDPDGLKALLKKLKTRIGSGGTAKDGVIELQGDQVELSLEYLKKEGYQPKRAGG, from the coding sequence ATGCGCAAGGGGGGCTGGCAAGAATTCAGCAATGCCGACAGTCTGCAACGCCCTACTGGACCATCAGCAGGAGTGACACCCAAGGGAGAGCAGGTCGTTCGCGTGCAGCCCACCCGAGGCGGGAAAGGGGGAAAGACCGTCACGGTGATCCGAGGTCTTGAGTTGGATCCAGATGGGCTCAAAGCCCTCTTGAAAAAGTTAAAAACACGGATTGGCAGCGGCGGAACTGCCAAAGATGGCGTGATCGAATTGCAAGGTGATCAGGTCGAGCTCAGCCTCGAGTACCTCAAGAAAGAGGGTTATCAACCGAAGAGAGCCGGAGGCTGA
- the cysC gene encoding adenylyl-sulfate kinase gives MAAADNPKATNIVWHQASVDRDTRAEQRGHCSSILWFTGLSGAGKSTLANAVNAALFERGLATYVLDGDNVRHGLCKDLGFSDADREENIRRIGEVAKLFLDAGVIVLTAFVSPFRADRDKARALVNTGDFIEIHCAADLSVCEERDTKGLYAKARAGEIKEFTGISSPYEAPEQPELNVNTGNSSLDSCVDQVIRYLVDKKVIPAQS, from the coding sequence ATGGCCGCCGCCGACAATCCAAAAGCCACCAACATCGTTTGGCACCAGGCCTCGGTCGATCGCGACACTCGAGCTGAGCAACGCGGGCACTGCAGTTCAATTCTCTGGTTTACGGGCTTAAGCGGAGCGGGCAAAAGCACCTTGGCCAATGCCGTGAACGCTGCTTTGTTTGAACGCGGACTTGCCACTTACGTGTTGGACGGCGACAACGTTCGCCACGGCCTCTGCAAGGACTTGGGCTTTTCCGACGCCGACCGCGAGGAGAACATCCGTCGCATTGGAGAGGTAGCCAAGCTGTTCCTCGATGCAGGCGTCATCGTTCTCACGGCGTTTGTATCCCCGTTTCGAGCTGACCGCGACAAGGCCAGAGCCCTTGTGAATACTGGAGACTTCATCGAGATCCACTGCGCAGCCGATCTCAGCGTTTGCGAAGAACGCGACACCAAAGGGCTCTATGCCAAAGCACGTGCCGGGGAAATCAAAGAATTCACAGGAATCTCCAGCCCCTATGAGGCACCCGAACAGCCTGAGCTCAACGTGAACACAGGCAACAGCAGCCTGGACAGCTGCGTTGATCAGGTCATCCGCTATCTGGTCGACAAAAAAGTTATTCCTGCGCAGAGCTGA
- a CDS encoding AI-2E family transporter — protein MFGPAWLRWGLALPLLTLNLFVLRQLLVPLAPFPGLFLTAALIAFLLSIPSRWLHARGLPDWLSISLVFLVAVGILVISGITLVPLLIDQLAQLINALPGWLEASQGLIARLQEWAMARGLPSEFGDLSSDVLTRASRLASQLSQQLLSILGATLGTTINTVIVLVLAVFFLLGGDSISAGLVRWLPQEWRQLVVTTVTRTFRGYFAGQVVLALILSAGQIAVFTLLKIPYGVLFAVLIGLTTLIPYASAFTIVAVSVLLAVQDPGMGIAILAAAIGVGQIVDQVIQPRLMGSIVGLQPAWLLIALPLGARAGALFGFGELLGLLLAVPVASCIKTLIDAWADRQGFDLPSRTISSAQE, from the coding sequence ATGTTCGGTCCTGCCTGGCTGCGTTGGGGACTAGCCCTACCTCTTTTGACGCTCAACTTATTTGTGTTGCGTCAGTTGCTTGTGCCGCTAGCGCCCTTCCCGGGGTTGTTCTTGACGGCTGCCCTGATCGCCTTCCTTCTGAGCATTCCCTCCCGTTGGCTTCATGCCAGGGGGCTTCCGGATTGGCTTTCGATTTCTCTCGTTTTTTTGGTGGCCGTCGGAATCTTGGTGATCTCAGGGATCACGTTGGTTCCTCTTCTGATTGACCAACTCGCGCAATTGATTAATGCCTTGCCAGGTTGGCTTGAAGCATCCCAAGGCTTGATCGCTCGTCTCCAGGAATGGGCCATGGCCCGTGGCTTGCCGAGTGAATTTGGTGATCTGAGCAGCGATGTGCTGACGCGTGCCAGTCGTCTAGCCAGTCAGTTAAGTCAACAGTTGCTCAGCATCCTTGGCGCGACCCTCGGCACCACCATCAACACCGTCATCGTTCTGGTGCTGGCGGTGTTTTTTCTGCTCGGAGGCGATTCCATCTCTGCCGGGTTGGTTCGTTGGTTGCCGCAGGAATGGCGCCAGCTGGTCGTGACCACGGTTACGCGCACCTTTCGGGGCTATTTCGCAGGTCAGGTCGTGCTCGCTTTGATTTTGAGCGCTGGTCAGATTGCGGTGTTCACGCTGTTGAAGATTCCTTATGGGGTGTTGTTTGCTGTCCTGATTGGTTTAACCACTTTGATCCCCTATGCCAGTGCTTTCACCATCGTTGCGGTGAGTGTTTTGCTAGCAGTGCAAGATCCGGGCATGGGCATCGCCATCCTGGCGGCAGCGATTGGTGTTGGTCAGATCGTGGATCAAGTGATCCAGCCACGCTTAATGGGGAGCATCGTTGGCTTGCAGCCGGCTTGGCTGCTCATTGCGCTCCCCCTTGGTGCGCGAGCGGGCGCTCTCTTTGGTTTTGGAGAGCTTCTCGGACTGTTGTTAGCCGTGCCAGTGGCGAGCTGCATCAAAACCCTGATCGACGCCTGGGCTGATCGTCAGGGCTTTGATCTCCCTTCAAGAACGATCAGCTCTGCGCAGGAATAA
- the purE gene encoding 5-(carboxyamino)imidazole ribonucleotide mutase, whose translation MGSDSDLPTLKPAVSVLEELGVSVEVRVLSAHRTPLEMVDFARHAKQLGFKVIVAGAGGAAHLPGMVASLTTLPVIGVPVKSRALSGVDSLHSIVQMPGGVPVATVAIGGGLNAGLLAAQILAISDSSLSERLEAYRQQLHDMVVAKDARLKDLGADAYLDSMSSS comes from the coding sequence ATGGGAAGTGATTCTGACTTGCCGACCCTGAAGCCAGCGGTTTCGGTTCTCGAAGAATTAGGCGTCAGCGTTGAGGTGCGTGTGCTTTCGGCCCATCGCACTCCCCTGGAAATGGTGGACTTTGCACGGCATGCCAAACAGCTGGGATTCAAAGTGATCGTTGCTGGTGCCGGTGGTGCTGCTCATCTCCCAGGAATGGTCGCCTCACTCACCACGCTTCCCGTGATCGGTGTCCCTGTGAAGAGTCGAGCTCTGTCTGGAGTGGACTCCCTGCATTCCATTGTGCAGATGCCTGGTGGAGTCCCTGTTGCCACGGTTGCGATTGGCGGAGGTTTAAACGCTGGTTTGCTGGCCGCTCAGATTCTGGCGATTAGTGATTCGTCCTTGTCTGAACGACTGGAGGCGTATCGCCAGCAACTTCACGACATGGTGGTTGCCAAGGATGCCCGCCTCAAAGATCTCGGTGCTGACGCGTATCTGGATTCAATGTCGAGTAGCTGA
- a CDS encoding amidohydrolase family protein gives MRRITHVRLAHSAAKGGHSQQWWLQVDQQDRIVDLGLMPEGSAMAGENWRGDVLSPMGIDLQINGGFGLPFPELTEAELPQLLQLLDQLWCDGVEAISPTLVTCGAEPLRRALAVLRQARSAHQPYRCQLLGAHLEGPFLADARRGAHPRQHLATPTMTELKARINGFENEIALVTLAPELDGAATLIEHLCDLGIRVALGHSTADATTANEAFNRGVTMLTHSFNAMPGLHHRNPGPIGAACQRDDIALGLIADGIHVDPTMAVLLQRLAGDQLVLVSDALAPYGLDDGVHHWDERALLVKDGTCRLEDGTLAGVTLPLLEGVKRLASWGDNPVASIHAATVAPRKVLNSKATFQLMGRPLNELLRWHWNHETKILSWQHAD, from the coding sequence ATGCGCCGGATCACACACGTCCGTCTCGCCCACAGCGCGGCCAAAGGCGGGCACTCTCAGCAGTGGTGGCTTCAAGTCGATCAGCAAGACCGCATTGTTGATCTGGGGCTCATGCCTGAGGGATCTGCCATGGCAGGTGAAAACTGGCGCGGAGATGTGCTCAGCCCGATGGGCATCGACCTCCAGATCAATGGGGGCTTTGGACTGCCCTTCCCAGAGCTGACAGAAGCTGAGTTGCCGCAACTCCTGCAGCTCCTCGATCAGCTCTGGTGCGATGGCGTGGAAGCGATCAGTCCCACGCTTGTGACTTGTGGCGCAGAGCCCTTACGCCGAGCCCTTGCAGTGCTCAGACAGGCACGTAGCGCTCACCAGCCCTATCGCTGCCAGCTGCTTGGTGCCCACCTGGAAGGCCCTTTTCTTGCCGATGCACGGCGGGGAGCCCATCCACGCCAACATCTCGCCACCCCAACCATGACCGAACTCAAAGCACGGATTAACGGCTTTGAGAATGAGATTGCCCTGGTCACGCTCGCTCCAGAACTGGATGGGGCGGCAACCTTGATCGAACACCTTTGCGACCTGGGAATTCGCGTGGCCCTTGGTCACAGCACAGCAGATGCAACCACAGCCAACGAAGCGTTTAATAGAGGCGTAACGATGCTGACCCATAGCTTTAATGCAATGCCGGGGTTGCATCACCGCAATCCCGGCCCCATCGGAGCCGCCTGCCAACGGGATGACATTGCTCTCGGCCTCATCGCTGACGGGATTCACGTGGATCCAACGATGGCGGTGCTCTTGCAGCGGCTGGCGGGCGATCAACTCGTGCTTGTCAGCGACGCACTCGCCCCCTACGGATTAGACGACGGGGTTCACCACTGGGATGAGCGGGCGCTGCTTGTTAAGGATGGCACCTGCCGGCTTGAGGATGGAACCCTTGCAGGCGTGACCTTGCCGCTACTGGAGGGAGTGAAACGACTCGCGAGCTGGGGCGACAATCCAGTTGCATCCATTCATGCCGCAACGGTTGCACCCAGGAAGGTCCTGAATTCAAAGGCCACGTTCCAGCTCATGGGACGCCCTCTGAACGAACTGTTGCGCTGGCATTGGAATCACGAAACCAAAATCCTGAGCTGGCAACACGCTGACTAA